TTCTGGGCGTCGTGGTGCCCGCCCTGCCGGTCGGAGTCGGCCTCGCTCCAGGCCGTCGCCGAGGCCACCAGGTCGCTCGGGGTGCGCTTCCTCGGCATCGACTCCAAGGACGACAGCGGCAACGCGAAGGCGTTCCTGCGCACCCACCAGGTGACCTACCCGTCGCTGTTCGACCAGCCCGGGCGGCTCGGCCTGCTGTTCAGCCCCACGGCGTCCACGCTGCCGACGACGATCATTCTCGACCGCCACCACCGCGAGGCGGCGCGCATCAGCGGCGAGGCCCGCTACACGCAGCTGCTGTCGCTGGTGCGCAAGATCGCGGCGGAGAGCGCGGCATGACCGGCGTCCTGCTCGCGTCGGCCGGGTCGGCGTTCCAGCACCAAGTCAGCAGCGGCCCGCTGGCCCTGGCGATCCCGGTCGCGGCGATCGCCGGATTGGTGTCGTTCCTGTCCCCGTGCGTGCTGCCGCTGGTGCCGGGCTACCTCTCCTACGTCACCGGCCTGTCGGGGGCCGACCTGGCCGGCGACCGGCCCGCGCCCTCGGTGGCCGCCGTGGGACCGGGCGGCACCGCGGTCGCCGTACGCACCCTGCACCTGCCCCGGGTGCTCGTCGGCTCGTCGCTGTTCGTCCTCGGCTTCTCGCTGGTGTTCGTCAGCTACGGCGCGCTGTTCGGCAGCCTCGGCGCCGCGCTGATCGCGCACCAGGAGGTCATCAGCCGGGTGCTCGGGGGCGTCACGATCCTGCTGGGGCTGGCCTTCATGGGGTTCGTGCCCGGCGCTCAGCGGGAGTTCCGGCTGCACCGCACGCCTGCGCTCGGCCTCGCCGGTGCGCCGCTGCTGGGGGTGCTCTTCGGGCTCGGCTGGACCCCGTGCGTGGGCCCGACGCTCGGTGCGGTGCAGACGCTTGCCGCCGACAGCGCGAGCGCCGGCCGCGGGGCGCTGCTCTCCTTCGCCTACTGCGTCGGCCTGGGCCTGCCATTCATCGCGGCGGGAGTCGGATTCCGCCGCGCGCTCGGGGTGTTCGCGGTCGTGCGCCGCCACTACGCGTGGGTGATGCGCGTCGGCGGGCTGCTGCTGGTCACGATCGGCCTGCTGCTCGTCACCGGGGTCTGGGACCGCATCACCATCGACCTGCGCCTGCTGGTGCCCGGATTCACGACCGCCGTCTGAGGGACCGCCGACACTGATGACCGACGTCACCGTCCACCCGCCCGAGGAAGCCGGCGCCTTCGACGACGAGCCGATCGCGCCGCTGTCCACCGCGCCGGACCAGGCGGCCGGCGAGGGGCCGCCGGGTCCGCGCCGGTCACCGGTCGTCGCGCTGCGCCGGGGCTGGCGCCAGCTGACGTCGATGCGGACGGCGCTGATCCTGCTCTTCCTGCTCGCACTCGCCGCCGTCCCCGGCTCTCTGATTCCGCAGCGCGGGCTGAACGCGGCCAAGGTGCGGCAGTTCTTCACCGCCCACCCGACGCTCGCGCCGATCCTCGACCGGCTGTCGCTGTTCGATGTCTTCGCGGCCCCGTGGTTCGCCGCGATCTACCTGCTGCTGTTCGTGTCACTCATCGGCTGCCTCACGCCGCGGGTCCGGCTGCACATCCGCGCGCTGCGGGCCAAGCCGCCCGCCGCCCCGCGGCGGCTGTCGCGGCTGTCTTCCCACGCCGACTTCACCACCGACCTCGACCCCGCCGCAGCCGTCTCGGCGGCGCGCGGGGTGCTGGCACGCCGGCGCTTCCGCGTCGACGTCCGGGAGGAGGCGGCCGGCGCGCACAGCGTCGCCGCCGAGAAGGGCTACCTGCGCGAGACCGGCAACCTGCTCTTCCACATCTCCCTCGTCGTGCTCCTGGTCGGCATCGCTCTGGGCGGCCTGTTCGGCTACAAGGGCGACGTGCTCGTCAAGGAGGGCGACGGGTTCGCCAACATCCGCAGCTCCTACGACGACTTCACCCCTGCCCGCCTGTTCGGCGACCGCGAGCTCGCGCCGTTCTCCTTCTCCCTGAAGAGCTTCCACGCCAGCTACCAGCCCAACGGCGAGGCCCGGACGTTCGACGCGGACGTGCGCTACCGCACCTCGCCCGGCGGGCCGCAGCGCAGCTACGACATCCGGGTCAACCACCCCCTGGCCATCGCGGGGGTGAAGATCTACCTGCTCGGCCACGGCTACGCGCCGCACGTCGTCGTGCGCGACCCGAAGGGCCACGTCGCGTTCGACGCCGCCGTGCCGTTCCTGC
The Mycobacteriales bacterium DNA segment above includes these coding regions:
- a CDS encoding TlpA disulfide reductase family protein is translated as MLPAPAVPAARRRRAAIAAAVLLPVLALAGCSGKNAVDSTAANPKNYVAGDGNVQTVATSGRHAVHGLSGRTLDGSTVNVDDWAGDVVVVNFWASWCPPCRSESASLQAVAEATRSLGVRFLGIDSKDDSGNAKAFLRTHQVTYPSLFDQPGRLGLLFSPTASTLPTTIILDRHHREAARISGEARYTQLLSLVRKIAAESAA
- a CDS encoding cytochrome c biogenesis protein CcdA; translation: MTGVLLASAGSAFQHQVSSGPLALAIPVAAIAGLVSFLSPCVLPLVPGYLSYVTGLSGADLAGDRPAPSVAAVGPGGTAVAVRTLHLPRVLVGSSLFVLGFSLVFVSYGALFGSLGAALIAHQEVISRVLGGVTILLGLAFMGFVPGAQREFRLHRTPALGLAGAPLLGVLFGLGWTPCVGPTLGAVQTLAADSASAGRGALLSFAYCVGLGLPFIAAGVGFRRALGVFAVVRRHYAWVMRVGGLLLVTIGLLLVTGVWDRITIDLRLLVPGFTTAV
- a CDS encoding cytochrome c biogenesis protein ResB, whose protein sequence is MTDVTVHPPEEAGAFDDEPIAPLSTAPDQAAGEGPPGPRRSPVVALRRGWRQLTSMRTALILLFLLALAAVPGSLIPQRGLNAAKVRQFFTAHPTLAPILDRLSLFDVFAAPWFAAIYLLLFVSLIGCLTPRVRLHIRALRAKPPAAPRRLSRLSSHADFTTDLDPAAAVSAARGVLARRRFRVDVREEAAGAHSVAAEKGYLRETGNLLFHISLVVLLVGIALGGLFGYKGDVLVKEGDGFANIRSSYDDFTPARLFGDRELAPFSFSLKSFHASYQPNGEARTFDADVRYRTSPGGPQRSYDIRVNHPLAIAGVKIYLLGHGYAPHVVVRDPKGHVAFDAAVPFLPRDATFLSDGVIKVPDAQPRQIGFAGFFAPTAAIDPASGMVSAFPGARRPALVLTAYHGNLGLDNGVPQSVFSLDLAKLTQYTDGSGQPLSKLLTPGSTWTLPDGTSITFTGLEQYGTFQVTHDPGKRVALIAAALIVLGLILSLRVRRRRLWVRARPAEGADGGRRTVVEVGGLARTDADSFAEEFDGLVEKMRAATGTAQPNQE